The Piliocolobus tephrosceles isolate RC106 unplaced genomic scaffold, ASM277652v3 unscaffolded_25604, whole genome shotgun sequence genome has a window encoding:
- the LOC111534678 gene encoding protein disulfide-isomerase: PLNSLAAIRLWPEPVWLSGNSHVLYPSLGLWLETPQEGRAAGCCGFPRPGRCGPGAYAPGSSAQSGPPFCPQFDEGRNNFEGEVTKENLLDFIKYNQLPLVIEFTEQTAPKIFGGEIKTHILLFLPKSVSDYDGKLSNFKTAAESFKGKILFIFIDSDHTDNQRILEFFGLKKEECPAVRLITLEEEMTKYKPESDELTAERITEFCHRFLEGKIKPHLMSQELPEDWDKQPVKVLVGKNFEEVAFDEKKNVFVEFYAPWCGHCKQLAPIWDKLGETYKDHENIVIAKMDSTANEVEAVKVHSFPTLKFFPASVDRTVIDYNGERTLDGFKKFLESGGQDGAGDDDDLEDLEEAEEPDMEEDDDQKAVKDEL; this comes from the exons CCGTTGAATTCACTGGCAGCCATAAGGCTGTGGCCAGAGCCAGTCTGGCTGTCAGGGAACAGTCATGTCCTATACCCATCGCTGGGCTTGTGGCTTGAAACCCCACAGGAGGGCAGGGCTGCTGGCTGTTGTGGCTTCCCACGTCCAGGGAGATGTGGACCCGGGGCCTATGCTCCTGGCAGCAGTGCTCAGTCAGGGCCCCCTTTCTGTCCACAGTTTGATGAAGGCCGGAACAACTTTGAAGGGGAGGTCACCAAGGAGAACCTGCTGGACTTCATCAAATACAACCAGCTGCCCCTTGTCATCGAGTTCACTGAGCAG ACAGCCCCGAAGATTTTTGGAGGTGAAATCAAGACTCACATCCTGCTGTTCCTGCCCAAGAGTGTGTCTGACTATGACGGCAAACTGAGCAACTTCAAAACAGCAGCCGAGAGCTTTAAGGGCAAG ATCCTGTTCATCTTCATCGACAGCGACCACACCGACAACCAGCGCATCCTTGAGTTCTTTGGCCTGAAGAAGGAAGAGTGCCCGGCCGTGCGCCTCATCACCCTGGAGGAGGAGATGACCAAGTACAAGCCCGAATCGGATGAGCTGACAGCAGAGAGGATCACAGAGTTCTGTCACCGCTTCCTGGAGGgcaaaatcaag CCCCACCTGATGAGCCAGGAGCTGCCGGAGGACTGGGACAAGCAGCCTGTCAAGGTGCTTGTTGGGAAGAACTTTGAAGAGGTGGCTTTTGATGAGAAAAAGAACGTCTTCGTGGAGTTCT ATGCCCCGTGGTGTGGTCACTGCAAACAGTTGGCTCCCATTTGGGATAAACTGGGAGAAACGTACAAGGACCACGAGAACATCGTTATCGCCAAGATGGACTCGACCGCCAACGAGGTGGAGGCCGTCAAAGTGCACAGCTTCCCCACACTCAAGTTCTTTCCTGCCAGCGTCGACAGGACG GTCATCGATTACAACGGGGAACGCACACTGGATGGTTTTAAGAAGTTCCTGGAGAGCGGTGGCCAGGATGGGGCAGGGGATGATGAC GATCTCGAGGACCTGGAAGAAGCAGAGGAGCCAGACATGG